In Strigops habroptila isolate Jane chromosome 6, bStrHab1.2.pri, whole genome shotgun sequence, a single genomic region encodes these proteins:
- the CASP8AP2 gene encoding CASP8-associated protein 2 isoform X3, which yields MATAEASPFKEGDESSVDIYDGLDNSLTVPVNFLPTDNSAPNSTPAGNSLNLFDEILIEEGTAKEASYNELQVEYGKCQQQIKELMKKFKEIQAQNVILQNENQALKKNISALIKTARVEINRKDEEINNLYQRLSEFPSHRGFTRSYLPGSTNGRCSEMCKTKGSKFRPSDLGDSVKMEHRMKNDCSKDTHHSYSSHNTENGKSSSEKRNTPYLLRYPPEELCNDDTHICLPSYDHSSNKDNRKEKKEIKSNEQYSRGNVNKYKREVHQSTRNNGDSEEGNSDPQQKPKTLSEKASKNELQQKSQSIKLKCSPSVERRVERGVSSWEKQTTDKDRFQIRGELYADERSQNVLRKDIKTHDKNEKNAGQKNKPNEKLQEQPRRSGRGSSPHSKNEHSKNFHESHKCRIEESRKGKDIDCKRDRGTNDHISREGRTSPSNSNSREHKYARLKENSSRYEWETAHSKSEKHRTEEKRKREREDENRHFRNERKVTKEITHQSVKESKKGMDVTKSERNKSYKPEETSRVADSLKDHRVPKTKGDHTGSKSKDLKLSFMEKLNLTLSPAKKQCVSPTDGIKTPSQKATHEGSTELTLQAELLDSAHPMNCGPTEQTNSTLQVLDSAAQSNVEPTMPVPVSSENEALKVAAADPAQSEELPSVASSELSSETLPEAEVVPVQPQALPRAAEVLVPDEMQAETLAEAAEACDLVESEASATAVAVMDLNHPEPLPQKVAGSMAEPEKWSVTVDVMQNDNAPPGAEVAQPEAASESMGALPESAAEKKGEDKICLVADIESSADQCGSQNLVLDNSEAKNSGDLESCDVRDDIGETKPDSLMEAVKDNDHLAAENAECPTDEKGICKIDKSTSQSLDRTMLTDKDEPLVDQNACDLEPDLTEISTAASSVSGEMYPRTKGRETNPVPVDDDSSILSIDLNHLRYIPKAISPLNSPMRPLAKALKMESPCKGLGKSYNKDLIPESAVVVCPSKNLSKEVNKENQKPVSMSDEHCEMESQLSISSDEIEEGEIVSSDEDEEKAKPERGSENTKKSRPKVSPETRNLTSSPQNQKSKAVRCNEDNGKFVSVKVSTKKNRERHKNQTFRSLKDMKKNKTVSIACLEKIVHVIVEPSNIQEIMQMLRAIRKQMRKNYMKFKVQFPVQHFHRIIESGIINFTSLIKQLNFSKMSTLGETLKLNICDIVESKLKQVKKNAIVDHLFEQQVSDMKKQLWKFVDEQLDYLFEKIRRIIIKLCNVGHMGNESEERKFERVGKQKHKISHKSDMQRSRKKSLKVQSQKPEEYILSKQHVDYQRTKCHHEKNKTDMPKPAFTKCLNSIDNTRNSQTKVHISKENNLQGTLTPLKGVKYEKEGLQLSRDANKSDLSYELLTEQQASSLTFNLVSDAQMGEIFKSLLQGSDLLEKNSGNIDRNEWEFRTPEKQFLDGHKCRSNVAELVQEIAPKEACVESQPVEDIKWPVVSPVRAPSLASRLQMSVDPDVLDESCMFEVPTNAASCKEDECNLQKNKSFVSSILLEDLAVSLTIPSPLKSDSHLSFLKPENNSSSTPEGVLSAHYSEDALLEEEDATEQDIHLALESDNSSSKSSCSSSWTSRPIAPGFQCRPSLPMQAVIMEKSNDHFIVKIRRAVPPTSPASDRVASVKEVRASSTKIEKQTRSGEKERDSQSATVAVVQESVKPGLVKMDQLPHVSTEQEQNPALPQLLKESRSIGKEETTGLLGPCRISSNTESHDAESTDEGSEQSQAHKLKVSENGNEMGVRSQVSFPASCSIESYIDLTDDMVSETSCCVVESTTDNRTQETSTGNLEISVKKEELEECSDAFIDLTEDLSNETVAGECNLETQSTSNTEVGCQISRDDKTGKKRKKEAVRENSNSKRQRKETESAGEGSDASDVKPEEVNSAPKQCSNQKNELQQNKDSSPLASSASSPSLYAKNIIKKKGEVVVSWTRNDDREILLECQRKGPSSKTFISLATRLNKSPNQVSERFKQLMKLFKKSKCK from the exons ATGGCAACAG cTGAAGCTTCCCCCTTCAAGGAAGGTGATGAGAGCTCAGTTGATATTTATGATGGCTTGGACAACAGTTTGACAGTTCCTG ttaattttcttcctacagaCAATTCTGCTCCAAATTCTACACCAGCCGGAAACAGCTTAAATTTATTTGATGAGATATTAATTGAAGAAGGGACTGCAAAGGAAGCATCCTACAACGAG CTGCAGGTAGAATATGGAAAATGTCAGCAGCAAATTAAAGAGCTGATGAAGAAATTTAAGGAAATACAAGCACAG aatgTCATTCTACAGAATGAAAATCAAGCTCtcaaaaagaatatttcagcACTTATAAAAACAGCAAGAGTGGAAATTAACCGTAAGGATGAAGAAATCAATAATCTCTATCAAAG GCTATCAGAATTTCCCAGTCATCGTGGTTTCACCAGATCATACCTTCCAGGATCAACTAATGGCAGGTGCTCAGAGATGTGTAAAACAAAAGGTTCCAAATTCAGACCTTCTGATTTAGGTGACAGTGTAAAGATGgagcacagaatgaaaaatgactgTTCAAAAGATACACACCACAGTTACTCATCTCATAATACAGAAAATGGGAAGTCTagctctgaaaaaagaaacactccATATTTACTGAGATACCCTCCTGAAGAACTCTGCAATGATGATACTCATATATGTCTCCCAAGCTATGACCATAGTTCCAACAAGgataacagaaaggaaaaaaaagaaattaaaagtaacGAACAATACAGTAGGGGAAATGTCAACAAGTACAAAAGAGAAGTGCATCAGAGCACTAGAAACAATGGTGACAGTGAAGAGGGGAACTCAGATCCTCAGCAAAAGCCGAAAACCCTTTCAGAGAAGGCTAGTAAAAATGAGTTGCAACAAAAAAGTCAGAGTATAAAACTAAAATGCAGTCCTAGTGTAGAAAGAAGAGTAGAAAGGGGTGTTTCTTCCTGGGAGAAACAAACTACTGATAAAGACAGATTTCAAATAAGAGGTGAATTGTATGCCGATGAGAGATCACAAAATGTATTAAGAAAGGATATTAAAACacatgataaaaatgaaaaaaatgctggccaaaaaaataaaccaaatgaaAAGCTACAAGAGCAGCCACGGAGGTCTGGTAGAGGAAGTAGTCCACACTCAAAGAATGAACATTCAAAGAATTTTCATGAATCACATAAATGTCGCATAGAGGAgtctagaaaaggaaaagacattgACTGCAAGAGAGACAGGGGAACAAATGATCATATTTCTCGAGAAGGAAGGACTTCACCTTCTAATTCCAACAGCAGAGAGCATAAATACGCACGCTTGAAGGAAAATAGTAGTAGATATGAATGGGAAACAGCACATTCCaaatcagaaaaacacagaactgaagaaaaaaggaaaagagaaagagaggatgaaaatagacattttaGAAACGAAAGAAAAGTTACTAAAGAGATAACTCACCAGTCTGTAAAAGAATCCAAGAAAGGTATGGATGTTACAAAAAGTGAGAGAAACAAGTCCTATAAGCCAGAAGAAACATCCAGGGTAGCAGATAGCTTAAAAGACCATAGAGTTCCCAAAACTAAAGGTGATCACACTGGGTCAAAAAGTAAAGACTTAAAACTTAGCTTTATGGAAAAACTAAATTTAACTCTTTCTCCTGCTAAGAAACAATGTGTCTCTCCAACGGATGGAATTAAAACACCTTCCCAAAAGGCCACTCATGAGGGAAGTACAGAGCTCACATTGCAGGCAGAACTGTTAGATTCTGCCCACCCTATGAACTGTGGTCCCACAGAGCAAACTAATTCAACACTACAAGTTCTGGATAGTGCAGCTCAAAGCAATGTGGAACCAACAATGCCTGTTCCTGTCAGTTCTGAAAATGAAGCCTTAAAAGTAGCAGCGGCAGATCCAGCACAGTCTGAAGAATTGCCATCAGTGGCAAGTAGTGAACTGAGCTCGGAAACCTTACCAGAAGCAGAAGTGGTTCCGGTACAGCCCCAAGCCTTACCAAGAGCAGCAGAGGTACTGGTTCCTGATGAGATGCAGGCTGAAACattggcagaagcagcagaggcttGTGATCTGGTTGAATCAGAAGCCTCCGCAACAGCAGTGGCAGTGATGGATCTGAATCACCCTGAACCTTTGCCCCAAAAGGTGGCTGGAAGCATGGCAGAGCCTGAAAAGTGGTCTGTGACAGTGGATGTGATGCAGAATGATAATGCACCACCAGGAGCAGAAGTGGCACAACCTGAAGCTGCCAGTGAAAGTATGGGAGCCCTTCCAGagtcagcagcagagaagaaaggagaagataAAATATGTCTGGTTGCTGACATAGAAAGCTCAGCAGACCAATGTGGCTCTCAAAACCTTGTGTTGGACAACTCTGAAGCCAAAAATTCTGGTGACCTGGAGTCCTGTGATGTCAGAGATGATATTGGCGAAACAAAACCAGACTCCTTAATGGAAGCAGTGAAGGACAATGACCACTTGGCTGCAGAAAATGCCGAGTGTCCCACTGATGAAAAGGGTATTTGCAAAATAGATAAGAGTACGTCTCAGTCACTTGACAGAACTATGTTAACTGATAAGGATGAACCATTAGTTGACCAGAATGCTTGTGATCTGGAGCCAGACCTTACTGAAATCAGTACTGCAGCATCTTCTGTTAGTGGTGAGATGTATCCTAGAACTAAGGGAAGAGAAACTAACCCAGTTCCTGTTGATGATGACAGCTCAATACTGAGCATTGATCTCAATCACTTGAGGTATATTCCGAAGGCAATCAGCCCACTGAACAGTCCAATGCGCCCTTTGGCTAAAGCACTTAAGATGGAAAGTCCCTGCAAAGGTCTTGGGAAGAGTTATAACAAAG attTAATTCCTGAAAGTGCGGTTGTTGTCTGTCCCTCGAAAAATTTATCAAAGGAggtaaacaaagaaaatcaaaagccaGTTAGCATGTCTGATGAACACTGTGAGATGGAGTCCCAGCTGAGTATCTCTTCAGATGAAATAGAAGAAGGAGAAATTGTAAGTAgtgatgaagatgaagaaaaagctaAACCAGAAAGAGgctctgaaaatacaaaaaagtcaAGACCAAAAGTTTCTCCTGAGACACGGAATTTGACCAGCAGTCCACAAAATCAAAAGAGCAAAGCTGTGCGTTGCAATGAAGATAATGGAAAATTTGTGTCTGTGAAAGTAAGTACAAAGAAGAACAGAGAGAGGCATAAAAATCAGACTTTCAGATCTTTGAaggatatgaagaaaaataaaactgtgagCATTGCTTGTCTTGAAAAAATAGTACATGTTATTGTTGAACCTTCAAATATACAAGAAATCATGCAGATGCTAAGAGCTATACGAAAACAGATGAGGAAAAATTATATGAAGTTCAAGGTACAGTTCCCAGTTCAGCATTTtcacagaataatagaatcCGGTATCATAAATTTTACATCATTAATAAAACAGTTGAACTTTTCCAAGATGTCTACATTAGGTGAGACATTAAAATTGAATATCTGTGATATTGTAGAGTCCAAACTGAAGCAAGTTAAAAAGAATGCAATAGTGGACCATCTTTTTGAACAGCAAGTATCAGATATGAAAAAACAGTTATGGAAATTTGTAGATGAACAACTCGATTACTTATTTGAAAAGATAAGGAGGATTATAATAAAACTATGTAATGTGGGACATATGGGAAATGAGAGTGAGGAAAGGAAGTTTGAAAGAGTGGGAAAGCAAAAACACAAGATCAGTCATAAAAGTGATATGCAAAGGTCTAGAAAAAAGTCCCTGAAAGTCCAGTCTCAAAAGCCTGAAGAATATATCCTTTCAAAACAACATGTGGATTATCAACGAACTAAGTGTCaccatgagaaaaataaaacagacatGCCAAAACCTGCCTTTACCAAATGTCTCAACTCCATTGATAATACTAGGAATTCCCAAACCAAAGTGCACATCTCTAAAGAGAATAATTTGCAAGGCACCCTCACTCCATTGAAGGGTgtgaaatatgaaaaggaaGGATTGCAGCTATCCAGAGATGCTAACAAGTCTGATCTTAGTTATGAGCTTCTCACAGAACAACAAGCGTCCAGCCTTACGTTTAATCTTGTAAGTGATGCTCAAATGGGTGAAATTTTCAAAAGTTTATTGCAAGGTTCTGatctcttggaaaaaaatagtggCAATATTGACAGAAATGAATGGGAATTCAGGACTccagaaaaacagtttttagaTGGTCATAAATGTAGAAGTAATGTTGCTGAACTGGTGCAAGAGATTGCTCCAAAGGAGGCTTGTGTAGAATCTCAACCAGTAGAGGATATTAAGTGGCCTGTTGTTTCACCTGTAAGAGCTCCCTCTTTAGCATCTAGGCTTCAGATGTCTGTTGATCCTGATGTGCTAGATGAAAGCTGTATGTTTGAGGTTCCTACAAACGCAGCTTCGTGCAAAGAAGACGAATGtaatttacaaaagaataaGTCATTTGTTTCTTCAATCCTCCTTGAAGATTTGGCTGTTTCCTTAACTATTCCATCACCTTTGAAATCAGATTCTCACCTCAGCTTCCTAAAACCTGAGAATAATTCTAGCTCAACTCCTGAGGGTGTTCTCAGCGCACATTACAGCGAAGATGCACTGCTGGAAGAAGAGGATGCCACTGAACAAGACATTCACTTGGCTTTAGAATCCGATAATTCGAGCAGTAAATCGAGTTGTTCATCATCGTGGACGAGTCGGCCTATTGCTCCTGGTTTTCAGTGTCGCCCCAGCCTACCAATGCAAGCAGTAATCATGGAGAAATCCAATGATCATTTTATTGTAAAGATTAGGCGTGCAGTGCCACCTACCTCACCAGCATCTGATCGGGTGGCTTCAGTGAAGGAGGTGCGGGCATCTTCGACCAAgattgaaaaacaaacaagaagtggggaaaaagaaagggacaGTCAGAGTGCCACAGTAGCTGTTGTGCAAGAAAGTGTCAAACCAGGTCTGGTTAAGATGGATCAGTTGCCTCATGTCAGCACTGAACAAGAACAAAATCCTGCCTTACCTCAGCTTCTAAAGGAATCTCGTAGTAttggaaaggaagaaaccaCTGGCTTGCTTGGACCCTGTAGAATATCTTCAAACACGGAGAGCCATGATGCTGAAAGCACAGATGAAGGCTCTGAACAATCTCAGGCACACAAATTGAAAGtatctgaaaatggaaatgaaatgggTGTTAGATCTcaagtttcttttcctgcttcctgcagTATAGAGTCATACATAGACTTAACAGATGATATGGTTAGTGAAACTTCATGTTGTGTGGTGGAATCCACTACAGATAACAGGACTCAGGAAACCTCTACTGGAAACTTGGAAATCAGtgttaaaaaggaagaattggAAGAGTGCTCTGATGCATTTATCGACTTAACAGAAGACCTTTCCAATGAGACTGTAGCAGGTGAATGTAATCTTGAAACACAATCCACATCAAATACTGAAGTAGGATGCCAGATAAGTAGAGATGATAAAACtggtaaaaaaaggaaaaaggaggctGTCAGAGAGAATTCCAACTCAAAAAGGCAACGAAAAGAAACTGAATCAGCAGGTGAAGGGAGCGATGCAAGTGATGTGAAGCCCGAAGAGGTAAATTCAGCACCCAAACAGTGTTCCAATCAGAAGAATGAATTGCAGCAGAACAAAGACTCTTCTCCTTTGGCTTCATCTGCATCATCACCTAGTCTGTACGCcaaaaacatcattaaaaagaagggagaagtaGTAGTTTCCTGGACGAG AAATGATGACAGAGAAATTTTACTGGAATGCCAGAGAAAAGGACCATCAAGCAAAACCTTTATTTCCCTAGCCACTAGGCTGAACAAAAGCCCAAATCAG